The Cohnella abietis genome has a segment encoding these proteins:
- the tyrS gene encoding tyrosine--tRNA ligase → MSDTNQATANISNALLEDLEYRGLIHQTTNREALQEKLNNERVVLYCGFDPTADSLHIGHLLPVLILRHFQKAGHNPIALVGGGTGLIGDPSGRSTERSLNTADTVAEWTNRLKDQLSRFLDFNQEANGAKLVSNYDWIAPLDIITFLRDIGKHFTVNYMLAKDSVDSRLANGISFTEFSYMILQSYDFYKLLTDHNCTLQIGGSDQWGNITAGLDLIGKMGGGSAYGMTLPLVTKSDGKKFGKSESGAVWLDRSKTSVYAFYQFWINTDDNDVIKFLKYFTFLDRGQIAELETELSTRPEKRAAQRELAREVTRLVHGEEAVISAEKITEALFSGDVTLLTEAELVEALQDMPTTVINEEEIPLMDLLIAAQAAPSRRQARQDIESGAVYINGQRQNAIDFVVTQEQRLHSKYVVLRRGKKNYFLVKFE, encoded by the coding sequence ATGTCTGATACTAATCAAGCTACAGCAAATATCTCTAATGCTTTATTAGAGGACCTAGAATACAGAGGTTTAATCCATCAAACGACTAATCGCGAAGCACTTCAAGAGAAGCTCAACAACGAAAGGGTTGTACTTTATTGCGGATTTGATCCAACAGCGGATAGTTTGCATATCGGCCACTTGCTTCCTGTGCTAATCCTTCGCCATTTTCAGAAGGCTGGTCATAACCCTATCGCATTAGTGGGCGGGGGCACAGGACTAATCGGTGATCCAAGTGGTCGCTCGACAGAACGTTCCTTGAATACTGCGGATACGGTTGCGGAATGGACGAATAGACTGAAGGATCAGCTTTCCCGTTTTCTTGATTTTAACCAAGAAGCAAATGGAGCAAAGCTTGTAAGCAACTATGATTGGATTGCGCCGCTGGACATCATTACCTTCCTGCGGGATATCGGTAAGCATTTTACCGTCAACTACATGTTGGCGAAGGATTCGGTCGATTCAAGGCTGGCGAACGGGATCTCTTTTACAGAATTCAGCTACATGATCCTACAGTCCTACGACTTCTACAAGCTGCTAACTGATCACAATTGCACATTGCAAATCGGAGGCAGCGATCAGTGGGGCAATATTACGGCAGGTCTTGATTTAATCGGCAAAATGGGCGGAGGCAGCGCTTATGGAATGACCCTCCCACTTGTCACGAAGAGTGATGGGAAGAAATTCGGCAAATCCGAATCCGGTGCTGTCTGGCTTGATCGGAGTAAAACATCGGTGTATGCGTTCTACCAATTCTGGATTAACACGGACGACAATGATGTAATCAAGTTCTTAAAATATTTCACATTCCTTGATCGCGGGCAAATAGCCGAGCTAGAGACAGAGCTTAGCACCCGTCCTGAGAAGCGTGCCGCCCAGCGTGAGCTAGCCCGTGAAGTCACCCGCCTCGTACACGGCGAGGAAGCGGTCATAAGCGCGGAGAAAATTACGGAAGCGTTGTTCTCGGGAGATGTTACTTTGCTGACTGAGGCGGAGCTCGTAGAGGCGCTTCAAGACATGCCGACAACTGTTATTAATGAAGAGGAAATTCCGTTAATGGATCTTCTCATTGCAGCTCAAGCGGCTCCATCCCGCCGACAAGCTAGGCAGGATATTGAGAGCGGAGCAGTATATATCAATGGTCAGAGACAAAACGCTATCGATTTCGTCGTTACCCAAGAACAGCGGCTCCATAGTAAATACGTTGTTCTGCGTCGTGGGAAGAAAAATTATTTCTTAGTAAAATTTGAGTAG
- a CDS encoding MFS transporter, which produces MQRWKINLIVLMSGNFLVFAGMTMIIPFLSLYLKQDLGLTDNHEIGLWAGLIFAANFVTSFLFQPLWGKLSDKYGRKLMLLRSGFGMSIVMVLMGFATEPWHLLLLRMLNGVISGYTPAAVSLVSATTPKNRMGFAMGTLQSGGTAGAILGPFIGGLLADSFGYRPIFYITGSFLFLASFISWLMVRENFDRSAAALKKQVSVVKGFRDLMVIRQLPVLLTITFLIQFAMLSPMPLMPLYVQELHGTTENLAFYAGFVGSVTGISNLISAPLLGRLSDRIGPTRILLISLAGAGVMLIPQAFVGSVSQLLIFRFLLGCFMGGLIPTVNSLIRKHTPDGMESRSYGFNSSALSLGNMLGPVMGGLLSGLIGIEGLFILSGILLFLTCIWATRALRARRST; this is translated from the coding sequence ATGCAGCGCTGGAAAATAAATTTGATCGTCCTGATGAGCGGAAATTTCCTGGTATTTGCGGGAATGACGATGATTATCCCGTTCCTATCCTTATATTTAAAACAAGATCTTGGGTTAACAGACAATCACGAAATTGGTCTATGGGCTGGGTTAATTTTCGCAGCAAATTTCGTTACATCATTCCTATTCCAGCCGTTATGGGGCAAGCTCTCTGATAAATACGGGCGCAAATTAATGCTCCTTCGTTCAGGCTTCGGGATGTCCATAGTCATGGTGCTTATGGGCTTCGCTACTGAGCCGTGGCATCTTCTCTTACTTAGAATGCTTAACGGCGTAATCTCTGGCTATACACCCGCCGCAGTCTCTCTGGTATCCGCAACTACGCCGAAAAATCGTATGGGCTTCGCCATGGGGACACTGCAATCGGGGGGAACAGCCGGCGCCATTCTAGGACCGTTCATAGGCGGCTTACTTGCAGACAGCTTTGGCTACCGTCCGATTTTCTACATTACAGGCTCGTTTCTATTTCTTGCCTCATTTATTTCTTGGCTCATGGTTCGTGAGAACTTCGATCGTTCTGCAGCAGCACTTAAGAAGCAAGTTAGCGTGGTTAAGGGCTTTCGTGACTTAATGGTCATTCGTCAGCTTCCTGTTCTGCTAACAATCACTTTCCTTATTCAATTTGCGATGTTAAGTCCAATGCCGCTTATGCCGCTTTATGTTCAGGAGCTTCATGGTACGACTGAAAATTTGGCCTTCTACGCCGGATTTGTCGGATCGGTAACCGGAATTTCCAATTTAATTAGCGCACCTCTCCTTGGTCGATTAAGCGATCGGATTGGTCCAACGCGGATTCTGCTTATTTCACTCGCAGGAGCGGGCGTCATGCTTATTCCACAAGCATTCGTCGGGTCCGTCAGCCAACTGCTAATTTTCCGCTTTTTATTGGGATGCTTTATGGGCGGATTGATCCCGACAGTCAATTCCCTCATACGCAAGCACACACCAGACGGTATGGAGAGCCGCTCTTACGGCTTTAACAGCAGTGCTCTTAGCCTTGGTAATATGTTGGGTCCCGTCATGGGTGGTTTATTGTCCGGCTTGATTGGCATCGAGGGATTGTTCATCCTGTCGGGTATCCTGCTGTTTTTGACCTGTATTTGGGCTACCCGAGCTTTGCGAGCCCGGCGGAGTACGTAG
- the hemE gene encoding uroporphyrinogen decarboxylase: protein MITNDLFLRACRGESVERVPVWYMRQAGRYDPDYRKIKEKYTLLEICKQPELAAEVTLMPIHKLGVDAAILYSDIMNPVASIGIDFDIVKDVGPVIHNPIRSASDIERLKPIDVEKDLSHVLDTIKILERELTVPLISFAGAPFTLASYLIEGRPSKSYIRTKALMYSDPNVWHNLMGKLADMAATYLRAHIQSGAKAVQLFDSWVGSLAPHDFKQFVLPHVESIFASLSDLDVPKIYFPGVSSGELLPHLTSLQSDVIGLDWRVSVSEGRRRTGGKFAVQGNLDPYVLTAPSEVIHEHARRILDEGMQEPGFIFNLGHGLFPEASLEKLKELTEFVHTYSENKISAGVTS, encoded by the coding sequence ATGATTACGAATGACTTGTTTCTACGCGCCTGCAGGGGAGAGTCGGTTGAACGGGTGCCTGTGTGGTATATGCGTCAAGCCGGACGTTATGATCCTGATTATCGTAAAATAAAAGAAAAATATACTCTGCTCGAAATTTGCAAGCAGCCGGAGCTCGCTGCTGAAGTGACACTCATGCCGATACATAAGCTTGGTGTTGATGCAGCTATTCTATACTCCGATATTATGAATCCCGTAGCTTCGATTGGAATTGATTTTGATATCGTCAAGGATGTCGGGCCAGTCATCCATAATCCAATCCGTAGCGCGAGTGATATTGAGCGTTTAAAGCCTATTGATGTGGAAAAAGATTTGTCGCATGTGCTGGACACCATTAAGATTCTTGAGCGTGAGCTTACGGTGCCTCTAATATCATTTGCAGGAGCTCCATTCACGTTGGCTAGCTACCTTATAGAAGGACGCCCATCCAAATCCTACATACGGACTAAAGCACTCATGTATAGTGATCCGAATGTTTGGCATAACTTGATGGGTAAGCTTGCAGATATGGCGGCAACCTATTTGCGCGCGCATATTCAATCGGGAGCCAAGGCTGTGCAATTGTTTGATAGCTGGGTAGGCTCGCTGGCACCGCATGATTTCAAGCAATTTGTGCTTCCGCATGTGGAAAGCATTTTTGCAAGTCTTTCAGACCTTGATGTGCCGAAAATTTATTTCCCAGGCGTAAGCTCAGGAGAATTGCTTCCTCATCTTACTAGCTTGCAGAGTGATGTCATTGGGTTGGATTGGCGGGTTTCCGTATCTGAAGGCAGACGCCGCACGGGTGGTAAGTTTGCTGTTCAGGGCAATCTGGATCCCTATGTACTTACTGCGCCTTCGGAAGTCATTCATGAGCACGCTCGAAGAATTCTAGACGAAGGAATGCAAGAGCCTGGATTTATTTTCAACCTTGGACATGGATTGTTCCCAGAGGCATCGCTGG